Within the Telopea speciosissima isolate NSW1024214 ecotype Mountain lineage chromosome 4, Tspe_v1, whole genome shotgun sequence genome, the region TAATGCACGGGCAACTTCTAGAAGATGGTGGTGCTTGCATTTGGCAACTCCATTCTGTTGGGGAGTGCCAACACAAGAATGTTGGTGAATGGTACCATTGGTAGAGAAGAAAAGTTGCATGGTTGAGAGAAAAATTCCAGCCCGTTATCAGTCCGGATacattttattttgatgttGAATTGAGTGTGCACCATAGAGAAAAAATTAATGAGAATGGTATATGTTTTAGATTTGTGGCGCATCAAATAAGTCCAAACACAACGcaaaaaatcatcaacaatggTGAGGAAAATATGCAGACTTATTTTATTAATGTAAGAGACGATTACAGAGAGAATTACAAAGAGAATTTATAGATTTACAAATACAAATCTAGAGCATGCGGGAATAAATAGAATATAGAAAGAGTAGTTTCAATAGGAAACCTATTACCGCATGCAAGAGTTTGAATGAGGAAAGGaagctaaaaaaaataaacactaaAAGTGTGAAATGGAAGGCAACGATCTCCTCCACTAGATTTGATCTGCTAATACTATTAAAGCCTAAAGATATTGCAATACGTGACGAATCCTCGATTACGACTTTATACACTCATAGACTTAAAAATGGGCTAAGCTCTCCACACACGCCTAAAATCATGCCATACATAAGAAAATATGCCAAAGAACTAAAGCTAGCTTGTTTCTTTATAAGATTGATGATAAACTGATCCATTATCTAGGTTAAAACTAAGATTGTATCAATAGATTACAACATAAAAATACATCAATCTGAAAATTCAGCAATACTTACGTACTAACTAACATTGGGAAATAGTTTTTCTTACACTTGTGATGATGGAGGATGGAGTCTAGGATTTTCTGATTCTGGAGTTTGATTGCTTTTCTTGTTTGCTTTGAGCTCACCATAGAAATAGGAAGCGAAACCCCATAATGACAGGGCGAGAGAAATTCCCTTCTCAGCTTTGAACGACTCTTGGAAAAAGAAAACGGCTAAGACCTCTGTGATTGGTAGTAGAGTGGTAATTATGATAGCAGCAAGTAATGAAGAACCATAAAAAATGACACCAATTGCTCCTAAGAAGAAGAACTGCCAAATGATTGCACTAAATACCACCACCAAATAGTACTTGGCTTCCCCAAGTTCATACTCTCTTGCCTCTCTTGGAATAACCTGACAATTAGACAATGTAACATTAGCCACaaaaaagagttaaaaaaatatattacgaGTGATTAACCCTTTAATTCAATTGTTTTTTGACGGGTCCCACCCCCCTTGAGGGGAGGGAAACTTAATCCTAATGAGATTGTAACCTTACTccttttttgtctatttttattttcaaaattcattttagcttttttttttgtccatttttattattaaaaatcaTTTTAGCTTAGAAATAAGATTGTAACCTTACCCATATATCCGGTTTAAGTTGAAAGTCACTTATCATTAGGTCATTTTAAAAAGTTGTTGTTGTCCATATGTAATGACAAGATTATccctacattaaataacttttgggaattaAACatgggcaaaaaagtaagatgacaacttcttagttcacaTACTTCTTAGAACGTTGCCTGGTCGAGTAGCACAATCCCTGAAACACAATTCGTAGTCTCAGATCGAATCACTCGATTTTGGTTGGCTAGGATCGGTATTGGCCGAGACCAATCCCGGTATTGATCTGATCCACTTGTACAGAcaggtaaaaaggtaaaacaaaaaattgggCTTTTACAAGAAAACATAGGTAAAAGTATCATATTTGTCCGAGTTTGGCCGATCCCAATCCAATCCAACCGATACGAGATTACGAACCTTGCCATTAAATAATCACCCCATCCCCACTcgtacaaaatgaaaaattctcCTAATCGATAGCCCTGCATGTGCATTCTTTCATTGGACCCCACGCTAGTGCAAGGCCACACACATATgtgtagagagagaaagagagagagggagagagagagagagagagagagagagagatcttctAGATTTATGTAATTGGGTCAGATTCAGAACTTGAATTGGTGGTTAAACGTCaggtttagtttagtttttagctGAACTTCTGCATCCACAAAACCACAAGAATCTACCAAAAAACGAACCTCGATCATGGCCTTTGGGATTTGAGCAGGGTGTTTGATTCTTTATGAAGGTGATTGGTAAAAAATCTTAGAATATACAACTTTTGTGCGAACTCAAGAGACAACTGCGAATTTAgccaaaagaaagggaaaaaaaaaagagaaaaaaaagagaagagaactaCGAATTTGATTGAGTTTCCTTGAAAGCGTAGCTAatgaaatggaatctttcaaTTGTAATTTTAGCAAAACGAGggaggataaaataaggaatgatcatatcagAGCGGGTTTGAGAGTAGCTAaatctgatacatgataagctgtGAGAACGTTAATTGATATAGCATAGTCATGTGCAACAGAGGCCTTGGGATACGTCAATACGGAGGAGTGACttaattcaaattgaaggatttAAAAGAAGCAAAGGCAAGCTTAATCATAAGATAATTAGTGAGTAAAGAAGCAAGGGCAGGTTTAGATAACTTAGGCCTAGCTTGTATCACGTATGACTTCAAATAAAGTTGATTGGAGAACAAGGATTTATGTAGCaaacctcatttagttgggataagactatTATGTTGCTATTGTTGTATTAAACTCTAGCTCAGTTGGCTGGAGGCATTGCTAGTTGAGTGCATGCTCCCCAGATGATCAAGGGATCGAATCTGCTGaattgcatattgtgccaaaaaaggcacctcctccccctccccttcccatAGAACCTTTGTGTTGACACATGATCATGAAATCTAATAAATTGAATTTCATGATCAATGGTCAAGAATATATAAAAagttcaagaaataaaaaaggaaaattttttttttttgagacccaATCAAACCGTAACATGGAGAATATTACAGTCAACAAAGGCTAAGTTTTGGGTGGCAAAGGTATAGGGTAGTCAGGTAGGGTGGATATTACAGGGTTTCCACTTCATTTGTCATTCAATTATTATTAGGacaaaagatctctacttggtggtgttttctattattatttttttaaatcttcctCCTAGTCCAATAATCTAACATAAACTTGATCTCATagttctactttttttttaaaaagacaaaaaaaaaggttctaTACCAATGAACATTCTTGTTGGCCATCAAAATTTGGCAAGAAAGAAACatataaaaggagaaaaaagacgTCGGTAGAGATGAACTTAGGATATTCTTAGATACGGTTGGTTTGAAGTTTTAAATAGTAATCAAACAAGAGGCAAGTAGTCTAAAGTGGTAGTGACAATATCTAGAATTCAGACGAACCATGGGATTTTATTGGGGGTGATATGATTAAGCTTAATATATCTACCGTATCATTTGATTATGACTTGCTTAATTGGCCTTTTCCGTTGGAATCATGACACAGTGACACCATGATGATCACGTGGGTTTCGATCCTTTCTGTCTATCAGATTCACTTTCATATCTCCCCCACCTCAGAATATGAAAAACTTACTACCACTTGAACATATGATCGATTTAGGTATTTGGCGGGTCTGGAAGGGGGTAGGACATGCATTTTATGGCCGGTAATGCCTTTGATCGAATGACCGGTAATAGAGTTGTAATGCAcattggaagagagagagttaaATGGGATTTTCGTCTTTTCAAGTGCAGcaatggaatttttttcctctcaggtTTCTGTCCGGTCAGGTTTGTAGGTTTCTCTCATAGAGAGGGCAAAAGTGACAACCTCACCCCAcctgggtagtgtgttcgggcagggggtgaggtagTCATTTCCggcctcctatgagaggaacctatgaaCCTGGCCGGGTAGGAcacctgagaggagttagattCGCAGtaatgcaccacacttaagaattcaACCGTAAAAACATGGCAGTTgcatctttttatccttttaagtGTTGAGTAgacggttggattctcaaaTGAGGTGCACTGGACAGTGCGATCAGTCTAtcacacttgagaagataaaatcCTAAATTTCCTAGGTGGAGGGACATCCAGGTGTATAAGGGGGGCCATAGAATAGTTAGTAGCTAGTATGGGACTAAATTCCCAACACTCTTGCACATGTAGCAATACGTACTACAACATGTGAATACGGTGAAAatccgctctgataccatgtaaagggAAGGACAACGTCGATGtatacacagagagagagagagagagagagagagtacctcgAAGTCTTTGGTGACGAGCATCCCTATTGTGCAGAAAAGAGTTGCAAAGATGGAAATAACTAACTGCATCTCCATAACGAGAGAGAAGGTAATGGTCGGTCTGGCTTTCTTGTAAGTGAGCTCCACCATGGGCAGAACCAGCCCATACAACGCTGCCGCCGAGATGGTCATGAGAAAACCTATCAGATACTGCTTATTGGACTCATTAGCCGGGCGGTCACCGCTCGTATGGAGAGCGAGTACCACCGCGGCCACCGTTAATAAAGCAATGGAGTTGATAGAGTAAGGGGTGAACCTTTGCCTAACCAGAAGAAAAGCAAAGAATGCAGTGAAGGCCAGCTGAGTTGCAATTATAAGGGAAGCAGTGGAAACAGGTAAACAGGACACGCCGTAGGAATAGAAGTAGTCATCCAATCCAGTGAGGACGCCGATGACGGCGCAGGCTATGAAGATGAAGGGCTTCATGAAGAAGAGTCTCGTGGCATCAGGTGAATCTCCTCTTCCCTTGCTACGGCGGCGATACAAGTAAGAAGCCGCCAAAGGGAATAGAAGGACAGGCCAACCACCCGTCTCCAACCAGCTTGAGAACCAAATTCGTTTGCCACCGCGCACGAAGTAGAGCCGTAGTAGAAGGGGTCCGCCACAGTTGCCGATGCCCAACATGGCACAGTTTAGCAGGAGGAGGCTTCTTTTGAGGGCTTTCTTTATCTTTGCATCCTCTTTCTTGACCATCTCTTGGTGGCTAATAACCTCCATACCAGGCTCCATCTCCATGGCAATGGCTAGccgggggagagagagagagagagagagagaattaattGAGAGAGCACAAGTTGAAATTGCAActaaaatataatttatttgaggaaaacGCAACTAAACTTTTGGGAATAGAGACCACTCACTAAAATGCCAAATTAAGGTGGCTTGGATCATGGATGGTGCTTGGGGGAATCTCGATTTTGATATAATTAAGAGGTAATGTGATGAGATTGAGTTGAAAGATTGatgccctttttttcttttttctttttttttaaatgtttcttGGGTAATCAAAATGAGAATTGAGACTTGAGATTTTGTTTGATTGTAGAACCGTTTCTATCACACTTAATCCATTGACGCCCACTTGCTGTCTTTCTTTCGTATGGGATATGGTACGGTTGCCTTCTCTTGCCGTGGCTGGTTAAAACTTGTGGACCAGAGTTAGTATTCATGTTCTTTATAAAAACACCACCATAGAAGAAGGCACAGTTTTGGTACTCTTTAGCAGACTAACGCAGTGTTGTTCGGTACGCATTCTTgggtgataaaaatagttgtttatatcttctgagaatgtgaaattggcttagaatacattccaagaatgcatactagGAGTCAAACATGGCCGGGTTGGGCCTGGTTTTTTAATACCCTATCCAAACCCTGAgtctcttagctcaacccaagcccaactcGGCCCTAAGTCGGGttaagatatctcagcccaggcccaatccTGTCCGactcagcccagcccaacccgaccctgattgaccctgatcaaGTCTGGTTTGGCCGGGTTGGCCCTAATTGATCCtgatttttttgtcatttacttCGTCCTAAcgttaaaaaaatgagacacatgtgaatgggtattggtttgtttcatacttcATTggctattagacttttctttggattaaaaaacATAGCCCtctcttaaaattgtaaatatttttgttcaatagataattagctTTTTTAATGGTAAACAAATAGATAATTAAATACTagacaaaaatt harbors:
- the LOC122657629 gene encoding purine permease 3-like, giving the protein MVKKEDAKIKKALKRSLLLLNCAMLGIGNCGGPLLLRLYFVRGGKRIWFSSWLETGGWPVLLFPLAASYLYRRRSKGRGDSPDATRLFFMKPFIFIACAVIGVLTGLDDYFYSYGVSCLPVSTASLIIATQLAFTAFFAFLLVRQRFTPYSINSIALLTVAAVVLALHTSGDRPANESNKQYLIGFLMTISAAALYGLVLPMVELTYKKARPTITFSLVMEMQLVISIFATLFCTIGMLVTKDFEVIPREAREYELGEAKYYLVVVFSAIIWQFFFLGAIGVIFYGSSLLAAIIITTLLPITEVLAVFFFQESFKAEKGISLALSLWGFASYFYGELKANKKSNQTPESENPRLHPPSSQV